A stretch of the Amycolatopsis sp. BJA-103 genome encodes the following:
- a CDS encoding O-methyltransferase codes for MTQEIWSKVDEYLIEALVPSDPALEAALAASDEAGMPAIAVAPNQGKLLHLLARMIGARSILEIGTLGGYSTIWLARALPADGRLVTLEFYPKFADVARKNLDAAGVGELVDIRLGEALDLLPGVEGPIDLTFIDADRVNNPAYFEAALRLTRPGGVIVVDNVVRAGAVADASSTADEIVGLRRMHELIAAEPRVDATALQTVGKKGYDGLTVILVTS; via the coding sequence ATGACTCAGGAAATCTGGTCCAAAGTAGACGAGTACCTCATCGAGGCGCTCGTCCCGTCCGATCCGGCTCTCGAAGCGGCCCTAGCCGCCTCTGACGAGGCCGGGATGCCGGCCATCGCGGTGGCCCCGAACCAGGGCAAGCTGCTCCACCTGCTGGCCAGGATGATCGGTGCCCGCTCGATCCTCGAGATCGGCACACTCGGCGGCTACAGCACCATCTGGCTCGCCCGCGCCCTGCCGGCGGACGGACGTCTCGTGACGCTCGAGTTCTACCCGAAATTCGCCGACGTCGCGCGCAAGAACCTCGATGCCGCCGGCGTGGGCGAGCTCGTCGACATCCGGCTCGGGGAGGCGCTGGATCTGCTGCCCGGTGTCGAGGGGCCGATCGACCTGACCTTCATCGACGCGGACCGGGTCAACAACCCGGCCTACTTCGAGGCGGCGCTGCGGCTGACCAGGCCGGGCGGGGTGATCGTGGTCGACAACGTCGTCCGCGCCGGGGCGGTGGCCGACGCGTCGAGCACCGCCGACGAGATCGTGGGACTCCGGCGGATGCACGAACTGATCGCCGCCGAACCGCGGGTCGACGCGACAGCGCTGCAGACCGTCGGCAAGAAGGGATACGACGGGCTGACCGTCATCCTGGTGACTTCCTGA
- a CDS encoding transglycosylase domain-containing protein → MENPDDETAPESETTATPEPKGKKRRWRRIAAWSLGLLIGIPVAAFGIAYVLLDVRSPEEVLADLDKTVVLQNTDGSELLKVIPPGGDRLFVPYNAIPAKLRDAIVATEDPTFWDNEGFDLTGLGRALVTGVGGGSGITQQYIKKSTGNEDATLTRKFSELVLATKITQQQTKKEIFESYVNIISFGRGTYGPASAMNAYFGRKLDDSITWSEAAFLAGMIQSPSVHDPYASTHEHAMKRWSYVVNKLVTRGYLGQAEAVAMTYPEDAIQAPSETRAGRVTFEKYHLKQRVLAELEQIGYPLDRLRGGAMKVETTIDPRAQAEAEKVLKERLQGQPEHFRASLVAVEPGTGAIRAYNGGGWSVHDYAGTPYGTGSAFQPFTLAAGIERGVDVDAPMKSPGQVDFLGETFKFQDPCGEGGKCTLREAIARGARGPFVELAKKLGAEAVRDGARAAGIPEAVDGEVTLREKDGFLIGPGIAVGRYPLRPSDMAGAYATFAADGMRATPHLVSKIRDENGEIVWERPSDKAPAFKDDEALSRRIAGTISQVLTTGLKDRPAALKTGDLQYNETDDNAAGWAVGYTPQLATAVWVGSDEPRRMRDAAGEKLTGKTIPGDIWQRFMTGVHQGVPVRWPVPAGTTATARPR, encoded by the coding sequence GTGGAAAACCCGGATGACGAAACCGCACCCGAGTCGGAAACCACGGCCACCCCGGAGCCGAAAGGGAAGAAACGCAGGTGGCGCCGGATCGCCGCCTGGTCGCTCGGCCTCCTGATCGGCATCCCGGTGGCCGCGTTCGGGATCGCGTACGTCCTGCTCGACGTCCGCAGCCCGGAGGAGGTGCTCGCCGACCTCGACAAGACCGTCGTCCTGCAGAACACGGACGGATCCGAGCTGCTCAAGGTGATCCCGCCCGGCGGCGACCGCCTGTTCGTGCCCTACAACGCCATCCCCGCGAAGCTGCGCGACGCGATCGTCGCGACCGAGGACCCGACCTTCTGGGACAACGAGGGCTTCGACCTCACCGGCCTGGGCCGCGCGCTGGTGACCGGTGTCGGCGGCGGCTCGGGGATCACCCAGCAGTACATCAAGAAGTCCACCGGCAACGAGGACGCCACCCTCACCCGCAAGTTCTCCGAACTGGTGCTCGCCACGAAGATCACCCAGCAGCAGACCAAGAAAGAGATCTTCGAGAGCTACGTCAACATCATCTCCTTCGGCCGAGGCACCTACGGCCCGGCCTCGGCGATGAACGCCTACTTCGGCCGCAAGCTCGACGACTCGATCACCTGGAGCGAGGCGGCCTTCCTCGCCGGGATGATCCAGTCGCCGTCGGTGCACGACCCGTACGCCTCCACCCACGAGCACGCCATGAAGCGCTGGTCCTACGTGGTGAACAAGCTGGTCACGCGGGGTTATCTCGGTCAGGCCGAAGCGGTCGCGATGACCTATCCGGAGGATGCGATCCAGGCGCCGTCGGAGACCCGCGCCGGTCGTGTCACCTTCGAGAAGTACCACCTCAAGCAGCGGGTTCTCGCCGAGCTGGAGCAGATCGGCTACCCACTGGACCGTCTCCGCGGCGGCGCGATGAAGGTCGAGACGACCATCGACCCGCGCGCCCAGGCCGAAGCCGAGAAGGTGCTCAAGGAGCGGCTACAGGGCCAGCCGGAGCACTTCCGGGCCTCGCTGGTCGCCGTCGAACCCGGGACCGGCGCCATCCGCGCCTACAACGGCGGCGGCTGGAGCGTGCACGACTACGCCGGAACCCCGTACGGCACCGGCTCGGCCTTCCAGCCGTTCACGCTCGCCGCCGGCATCGAGCGGGGCGTCGACGTCGACGCCCCGATGAAGTCGCCAGGGCAGGTCGACTTCCTCGGCGAGACCTTCAAGTTCCAGGACCCATGCGGTGAGGGCGGGAAGTGCACGCTGCGCGAGGCGATCGCGCGGGGCGCTCGGGGACCGTTCGTCGAGCTGGCGAAGAAACTCGGCGCGGAAGCGGTCCGCGACGGCGCGCGTGCGGCGGGGATCCCCGAAGCCGTCGACGGCGAGGTGACCCTGCGCGAGAAGGACGGGTTCCTGATCGGACCGGGGATCGCGGTCGGCCGGTACCCGTTGCGGCCGAGCGACATGGCCGGGGCCTACGCGACCTTCGCCGCCGACGGCATGCGCGCCACCCCGCATCTGGTGTCGAAGATCCGGGACGAGAACGGCGAGATCGTCTGGGAACGGCCTTCCGACAAGGCGCCCGCGTTCAAGGACGACGAGGCCTTGAGCCGCCGGATCGCCGGCACGATCAGCCAGGTGCTCACCACCGGGCTGAAGGACCGTCCGGCGGCGTTGAAGACCGGCGACCTCCAGTACAACGAGACCGACGACAACGCCGCCGGCTGGGCGGTCGGGTACACACCGCAGCTCGCGACGGCGGTCTGGGTCGGCTCCGACGAGCCGCGCCGGATGCGCGACGCGGCCGGGGAGAAACTGACCGGCAAGACGATCCCCGGCGACATCTGGCAGCGCTTCATGACCGGCGTCCACCAGGGCGTGCCGGTGCGGTGGCCCGTACCCGCCGGGACCACCGCAACGGCCCGCCCGCGCTAG
- a CDS encoding FadR/GntR family transcriptional regulator, with protein MESSTVANAGDALFRPVRAGNAFEETVERLLQAIRLGVVGAGERLPSERELAERLGVSRVTLREAIRALADAGYVESRRGRYGGTFVNDVLPDPPAADGRKVDNATLEDALGLRHVLETGAAEMAASRSLSPADRQHLTSTLAEAAAADVGDYRRKDSRLHLAIAEVTASGSLTTAMADARMRVNQLLDMIPLLEPNLEHSNAQHEAIVDAILAGDSEAARRAMTEHVEGTASLLRAFLA; from the coding sequence GTGGAGTCGAGCACGGTCGCGAACGCGGGTGACGCGCTGTTCCGCCCGGTGCGCGCGGGCAACGCCTTCGAGGAGACCGTCGAAAGGCTGCTCCAGGCGATCCGGCTGGGCGTGGTCGGCGCGGGAGAACGGCTGCCTTCGGAACGGGAGCTCGCCGAACGGCTCGGCGTCAGCCGGGTGACCCTGCGGGAAGCGATCCGCGCGCTGGCCGACGCCGGCTACGTCGAATCGCGGCGTGGTCGCTACGGCGGCACGTTCGTCAACGACGTCCTGCCCGATCCGCCCGCCGCCGACGGGCGGAAGGTCGACAACGCCACCCTGGAGGACGCGCTCGGCCTCCGGCACGTCCTGGAGACCGGCGCGGCCGAGATGGCGGCGTCGCGCTCGCTCAGCCCGGCCGACCGGCAGCATCTGACCAGCACGCTCGCCGAGGCCGCAGCGGCCGACGTCGGCGACTACCGGCGCAAGGATTCGCGGCTGCACCTGGCGATCGCCGAGGTCACCGCGTCCGGCTCGCTGACCACGGCGATGGCCGACGCGCGGATGCGGGTCAACCAGCTGCTCGACATGATCCCGCTGCTCGAACCGAACCTGGAGCACTCCAACGCCCAGCACGAGGCCATCGTCGACGCGATCCTCGCGGGTGACTCCGAGGCCGCCCGCCGGGCGATGACCGAGCACGTCGAAGGCACCGCTTCGCTGCTTCGCGCCTTCCTCGCCTGA
- a CDS encoding L-serine ammonia-lyase, translating to MAISVFDLFSIGIGPSSSHTVGPMRAALTFVDGLAEDGDLPATTRVQSELFGSLGATGFGHGSDKAVLLGLSGERPEEIDTDSVPGKVAEIREACLLKLRGEHEIVFTEDTDLTMHRRKSLPAHPNGMIFRAFDADGKVLRERTYYSVGGGFVRDESYETDTVVVEDSTRLEFPFRTGADLLKHCEDTGLPVSEIMLRNELSWRTREEVREGLLEIWQVMVECVHNGCEHEGVLPGGLKVPRRARALHEKLLAEDGVGDPLYAMDWVSLYALAVNEENAAGGRVVTAPTNGAAGIIPAVLHYYQRFIRGSSDDGIVTFMLTAGAIGSILKQTGSISGAEVGCQGEVGSASAMAAAGLTEVLGGSPAQVENAAEIGVEHHLGLTCDPVGGLVQIPCIERNAVGASKAIHAARMAMRGDGSHIVTLDKAIKTMRETGADMSVKYKETSRGGLAVNVIEC from the coding sequence ATGGCGATCAGCGTCTTCGACCTGTTTTCGATCGGGATCGGCCCCTCCAGCTCCCATACGGTGGGTCCGATGCGTGCCGCACTGACCTTTGTGGACGGTCTCGCCGAAGACGGCGACCTGCCCGCCACGACCCGGGTCCAATCCGAACTGTTCGGTTCGCTGGGCGCGACCGGGTTCGGGCACGGCAGCGACAAGGCCGTGCTGCTCGGGCTGTCCGGGGAGCGTCCGGAGGAAATCGACACCGACTCGGTGCCCGGCAAGGTCGCCGAGATCCGGGAAGCGTGCCTGCTGAAGTTGCGCGGTGAACACGAGATCGTGTTCACCGAGGACACCGACCTGACCATGCACCGGCGGAAGTCGTTGCCGGCGCACCCGAACGGCATGATCTTCCGCGCGTTCGACGCCGACGGGAAGGTGCTGCGCGAGCGCACCTACTACTCCGTCGGCGGCGGGTTCGTCCGCGACGAGTCCTACGAGACCGACACTGTCGTCGTCGAGGACTCGACGCGGCTGGAGTTCCCTTTCCGCACCGGCGCGGATCTGCTGAAGCACTGCGAAGACACCGGACTGCCGGTCAGCGAGATCATGCTGCGCAACGAACTCTCCTGGCGTACGCGCGAGGAGGTCCGCGAAGGCCTGCTGGAGATCTGGCAGGTCATGGTGGAGTGCGTGCACAACGGCTGTGAGCACGAGGGCGTCCTGCCCGGCGGGCTCAAGGTCCCGCGCCGCGCGAGGGCGTTGCACGAGAAGCTGCTCGCCGAAGACGGTGTCGGCGATCCGCTGTACGCCATGGACTGGGTGAGCCTCTACGCGCTGGCGGTCAACGAAGAGAACGCCGCGGGTGGCCGCGTCGTCACCGCGCCGACCAACGGCGCGGCGGGGATCATCCCGGCGGTGCTGCACTACTACCAGCGGTTCATCCGGGGTTCGTCGGACGACGGCATCGTGACGTTCATGCTCACCGCGGGCGCGATCGGCTCGATCCTCAAGCAGACGGGCTCGATCTCGGGCGCCGAGGTCGGCTGCCAGGGCGAGGTCGGTTCGGCCAGCGCGATGGCCGCGGCCGGGCTCACCGAGGTCCTCGGCGGGTCGCCCGCGCAGGTGGAGAACGCCGCCGAGATCGGCGTCGAACACCACCTGGGGCTGACCTGCGACCCGGTCGGCGGGCTGGTGCAGATCCCGTGCATCGAGCGCAACGCCGTCGGCGCGTCGAAGGCGATCCACGCCGCGCGGATGGCGATGCGCGGCGACGGCTCGCACATCGTGACGCTGGACAAGGCGATCAAGACCATGCGCGAGACCGGCGCCGACATGAGCGTGAAGTACAAGGAGACCTCGCGCGGCGGTCTCGCCGTCAACGTCATCGAGTGCTGA
- the lipA gene encoding lipoyl synthase: MSAVPEGRKLLRLEVRNAQTPIEKKPPWIKTRARMGPEFTELKGLVKREGLHTVCEEAGCPNIYECWEDREATFLIGGDQCTRRCDFCQIDTGKPEALDTTEPRKVAESVQAMGLRYSTVTGVARDDLEDGGAWLYAETVRQIHALNPGTGVELLIPDFNADPDQLAEVFGSRPEVLAHNVETVPRIFKRIRPGFRYARSLEVITRAREAGLVTKSNLILGMGETPEEVAPAMKDLVDAGCEILTITQYLRPSPRHHPVDRWVKPEEFVEHSKAAEAMGFAGVMAGPLVRSSYRAGRLFAQTKAHRGEALSENLAHLAAEGPAAQEASSLLAR; encoded by the coding sequence ATGAGCGCTGTACCCGAAGGTCGCAAGCTCCTCCGGCTCGAAGTCCGCAACGCGCAGACGCCGATCGAGAAGAAGCCGCCGTGGATCAAGACCCGCGCGCGGATGGGCCCCGAGTTCACCGAGCTCAAGGGCCTGGTCAAGCGTGAAGGCCTCCACACCGTGTGCGAGGAGGCCGGTTGTCCCAACATCTACGAATGCTGGGAAGACCGTGAGGCCACCTTCCTGATCGGTGGCGACCAGTGCACGCGGCGTTGTGACTTCTGCCAGATCGACACAGGGAAGCCCGAGGCGCTCGACACGACCGAGCCGCGCAAGGTGGCGGAGTCGGTGCAGGCCATGGGGCTGCGCTACTCGACGGTGACCGGTGTGGCGCGGGACGATCTCGAAGACGGCGGCGCATGGCTGTACGCCGAAACCGTGCGCCAGATCCACGCGCTGAACCCGGGTACCGGTGTCGAGCTGCTGATCCCGGACTTCAACGCGGATCCGGATCAGCTGGCCGAGGTGTTCGGTTCGCGGCCGGAGGTGTTGGCGCACAACGTCGAGACGGTGCCGCGGATCTTCAAGCGGATCCGCCCCGGCTTCCGGTACGCGCGGTCGCTGGAAGTCATCACGCGGGCCCGTGAGGCCGGTCTGGTGACGAAGTCGAACCTGATCCTGGGCATGGGCGAGACTCCGGAGGAGGTGGCTCCGGCGATGAAGGACCTGGTCGACGCGGGCTGCGAAATCCTGACGATCACCCAGTACCTGCGTCCTTCGCCGCGGCATCATCCGGTGGACCGCTGGGTCAAGCCCGAAGAGTTCGTCGAGCATTCGAAGGCAGCCGAAGCGATGGGCTTCGCCGGCGTGATGGCCGGGCCGCTCGTACGCTCGTCTTATCGGGCCGGACGTCTTTTCGCGCAGACGAAGGCCCACCGCGGCGAAGCGCTGTCGGAGAACTTGGCCCACCTCGCCGCCGAAGGGCCCGCGGCCCAAGAAGCCAGCTCACTGCTGGCCAGATAG
- the glyA gene encoding serine hydroxymethyltransferase, protein MTNASVFNASLSEVDPEVAVAVAAELDRQQSTLEMIASENFAPVGVLEAQGSVLTNKYAEGYPGRRYYGGCEHVDVIEQLAIDRAKALFGAEHANVQPHSGAQANAAAMVAVLNPGDTILGLDLAHGGHLTHGMKINFSGKLYNVVAYHVDKETGIVDVEEIERLAKEHKPKLIIAGWSAYPRQLDFAEFRRIADEVGAKVMVDMAHFAGLVAAGLHPSPVPYADIVTTTTHKTLGGPRGGIILCRQDLAKKINSAVFPGQQGGPLEHVIAAKAVALKVAASEEFRERQQRVLEGAKILADRLSRTDCAEAGVRVLTGGTDVHLVLVDLVNSTLDGQQAEDRLHSVGITVNRNAVPFDPRPPMITSGLRIGTPALATRGFGAEDFAEVGDIIAEALRPDFDEALRQSLSARVELLAKKHPLYADLNR, encoded by the coding sequence ATGACCAACGCTTCCGTGTTCAATGCGAGCCTGTCCGAGGTGGACCCCGAGGTCGCCGTGGCCGTCGCAGCCGAACTCGACCGGCAGCAGTCGACCCTGGAAATGATCGCGTCGGAGAACTTCGCCCCGGTGGGCGTGCTCGAGGCGCAGGGTTCGGTGCTGACCAACAAGTACGCCGAGGGCTACCCCGGACGCCGCTACTACGGCGGTTGTGAGCACGTCGACGTCATCGAGCAGCTGGCGATCGACCGCGCGAAGGCGCTCTTCGGCGCCGAGCACGCCAACGTCCAGCCGCACTCGGGCGCGCAGGCCAACGCCGCCGCCATGGTCGCCGTGCTCAACCCCGGCGACACCATCCTCGGTCTCGACCTCGCCCACGGCGGTCACCTGACCCACGGGATGAAGATCAACTTTTCCGGCAAGCTCTACAACGTCGTCGCCTACCACGTCGACAAAGAGACCGGGATCGTCGACGTCGAGGAGATCGAGCGTCTCGCCAAGGAGCACAAGCCGAAGCTGATCATCGCCGGCTGGTCGGCGTACCCGCGTCAGCTCGACTTCGCCGAGTTCCGCCGCATCGCCGACGAGGTCGGCGCGAAGGTCATGGTCGACATGGCGCACTTCGCCGGTCTCGTCGCGGCAGGGCTGCACCCGAGCCCGGTGCCCTACGCCGACATCGTCACCACGACCACGCACAAGACCCTCGGCGGCCCGCGCGGCGGCATCATCCTGTGCCGCCAGGATCTCGCCAAGAAGATCAACTCCGCGGTGTTCCCCGGCCAGCAGGGCGGTCCGCTGGAGCACGTCATCGCCGCCAAGGCCGTCGCGCTGAAGGTCGCCGCGAGCGAGGAGTTCCGCGAGCGTCAGCAGCGCGTCCTCGAAGGCGCGAAGATCCTGGCCGACCGCCTTTCGCGCACGGACTGTGCCGAAGCGGGCGTCCGCGTGCTGACCGGCGGCACCGACGTGCACCTGGTGCTCGTCGATCTCGTCAACTCCACTTTGGACGGTCAGCAGGCCGAAGACCGGCTGCACTCGGTCGGTATCACGGTCAACCGCAACGCCGTCCCGTTCGACCCGCGCCCGCCGATGATCACCTCGGGCCTGCGGATCGGCACGCCCGCCCTGGCGACCCGCGGCTTCGGCGCCGAGGACTTCGCCGAGGTCGGCGACATCATCGCCGAGGCGCTGCGCCCGGACTTCGACGAGGCCCTGCGCCAGTCGCTGTCCGCCCGGGTCGAACTGCTGGCGAAGAAGCACCCGCTGTACGCGGACCTCAACCGATGA
- the gcvH gene encoding glycine cleavage system protein GcvH, whose amino-acid sequence MSIPQDLKYTKEHEWLNVVDGVATVGITAFAAESLGDIVFVQLPSVGDTVTAGEVFGEVESTKSVSELYAPVDGEVVEVNEATTDTPELINSDPYAEGWLLKVRLSGDVPALLDAQAYAVLTQES is encoded by the coding sequence ATGAGCATCCCCCAGGACCTGAAGTACACGAAGGAACACGAGTGGCTGAACGTCGTCGACGGCGTCGCTACCGTGGGCATCACCGCCTTCGCCGCCGAGTCGCTCGGTGACATCGTGTTCGTCCAGCTTCCCTCGGTCGGCGACACCGTCACCGCGGGCGAGGTGTTCGGCGAGGTCGAGTCGACCAAGTCGGTCAGCGAGCTGTACGCGCCCGTGGACGGCGAGGTCGTCGAGGTGAACGAGGCCACAACGGACACCCCCGAGCTGATCAACTCGGACCCGTACGCCGAAGGATGGCTCCTGAAGGTGCGTCTGTCCGGCGACGTGCCCGCCCTGCTCGACGCCCAGGCCTACGCCGTGCTCACCCAGGAGAGCTGA
- the gcvT gene encoding glycine cleavage system aminomethyltransferase GcvT: MSKETSLHGVHKGLGALFTDFAGWSMPIRYSSELAEHKAVRETAGLFDLSHMAEIEVTGPQAADVLDFALVGNLSGVKPGRARYTMICDETGGVLDDLVVYRLEDEKFLVVANAGNAAVVAEALAARVSGFDAVVDNKSEDVALIAVQGPKAVEILGAVTDADLGALKYYASVPAVVKGHDVLLARTGYTGEDGFELYVPAGEAPAVWRILTEAGEPHGLLPAGLACRDTLRLEAGMPLYGNELSLQLSPFEAGLGRVVKFEKPGDFVGKAALEELSKKDVPRVRVGLKGSGRRAPRHGYSVLAGETEIGEVTSGALSPTLGYPIAMAYVDREHSEPGTELSVDIRGRIEPVEVVALPFYSRA; this comes from the coding sequence ATGTCGAAAGAGACGTCCCTGCACGGAGTCCACAAAGGACTGGGTGCGCTGTTCACCGACTTCGCGGGCTGGTCGATGCCGATCCGCTACAGCAGCGAGCTGGCGGAGCACAAGGCGGTCCGCGAGACCGCGGGCCTGTTCGACCTGTCCCACATGGCCGAGATCGAGGTGACCGGCCCGCAGGCCGCCGACGTCCTCGACTTCGCGCTGGTCGGCAACCTGTCCGGCGTCAAGCCGGGCCGGGCGCGCTACACGATGATCTGCGACGAGACCGGCGGCGTGCTCGACGACCTGGTCGTCTACCGCCTCGAAGACGAGAAGTTCCTGGTCGTGGCCAACGCGGGCAACGCCGCCGTGGTCGCGGAGGCGCTGGCCGCCCGGGTCTCCGGCTTCGACGCCGTCGTCGACAACAAGTCCGAAGACGTCGCGCTGATCGCCGTCCAGGGCCCGAAGGCCGTCGAGATCCTCGGCGCGGTCACCGACGCCGACCTCGGCGCGCTCAAGTACTACGCGAGCGTCCCGGCCGTCGTGAAGGGTCACGACGTCCTGCTCGCCCGCACCGGGTACACCGGCGAAGACGGCTTCGAGCTGTACGTCCCGGCCGGTGAGGCTCCCGCCGTCTGGCGCATCCTCACCGAGGCGGGCGAGCCGCACGGTCTGCTCCCGGCCGGCCTCGCCTGCCGCGACACGCTGCGTCTCGAAGCCGGAATGCCGTTGTACGGCAACGAACTCAGCCTCCAATTGAGCCCGTTCGAGGCCGGCCTCGGCCGCGTCGTCAAGTTCGAGAAGCCGGGCGACTTCGTCGGCAAGGCCGCGCTGGAGGAGCTGTCCAAGAAGGACGTTCCCCGGGTTCGCGTCGGCCTCAAGGGTTCCGGCCGCCGCGCGCCGCGTCACGGCTACTCCGTCCTGGCGGGCGAGACCGAGATCGGCGAGGTCACCAGCGGCGCCCTGTCGCCGACCCTGGGCTACCCGATCGCCATGGCCTACGTGGACCGGGAGCACTCCGAGCCCGGCACCGAGCTTTCCGTCGACATCCGGGGCCGCATCGAGCCCGTCGAGGTCGTCGCCCTGCCCTTCTATTCCCGCGCCTGA